The following proteins are co-located in the Leucoraja erinacea ecotype New England chromosome 4, Leri_hhj_1, whole genome shotgun sequence genome:
- the fam210aa gene encoding uncharacterized protein C18orf19 homolog A — MQSYFLQNVLWHTKQVCNVRHCAARIFPGTCGKTPFLLPHPGQLIHTSCSVSALEQRRPESQVESSTTDDKDTAKAKSDDAKPEDPKFLPRSDLDQDPLTDTVQKKYFSETKVNPEVVDVEKDPLQDHSIGLFQRFQKTFKQYGKVVIPVHLLTSSIWFGTFYYAASKGVNVVPFLEFVGAPKGIIQILNHSTGGNALTAYALYKLATPARYTVTLGGTSLAVKYLRSRGYLSTPPLMRVYIQDRMEETKERFSEKMEETKELLTEKIQETKDMVSFRKKKE; from the exons ATGCAGAGCTACTTCCTCCAAAATGTTCTTTGGCACACGAAGCAAGTCTGTAATGTCCGACACTGTGCCGCTCGCATATTTCCAGGCACATGTGGGAAGACGCCGTTTCTTCTCCCTCACCCGGGACAACTCATACACACGTCCTGCTCAGTTTCTGCGTTAGAACAGAGGAGGCCAGAATCCCAAGTGGAATCATCAACCACGGACGACAAGGACACTGCCAAAGCCAAGTCAGACGACGCCAAGCCGGAAGACCCCAAGTTTTTACCGAGGAGTGACCTAGATCAAGACCCCTTGACTGACACGGTCCAAAAAAAATACTTTTCCGAGACAAAAGTAAACCCAGAGGTGGTAGATGTAGAAAAGGATCCTCTCCAAGACCATTCCATCGGTCTCTTCCAGCGTTTCCAAAAGACATTCAAACAGTACGGGAAAGTCGTGATCCCAGTGCATTTGTTGACATCCAGCATATGGTTTGGTACATTTTATTATGCAGCATCAAA GGGCGTTAATGTGGTCCCATTCCTAGAATTTGTTGGAGCACCGAAAGGAATAATACAAATTTTGAACCATTCCACGGGTGGAAATGCACTGACTGCGTATGCATTGTACAAG CTTGCCACACCAGCTAGGTACACAGTGACCTTGGGAGGAACTTCGCTTGCAGTGAAATATCTCCGCTCCCGTGGTTACTTGTCCACTCCGCCTCTGATGAGGGTTTACATACAAGACAGAATGGAAGAAACTAAAGAGCGATTTTCTGAAAAAATGGAGGAAACAAAGGAACTGCTAACCGAGAAAATCCAAGAAACCAAAGACATGGTCTCCTTTAGGAAGAAAAAAGAATGA